A genomic window from Streptococcus sanguinis includes:
- a CDS encoding bacteriocin, translating into MSQFDVIDENMLAAIEGGDRNSYCNGLIAGRLLRKALYHQPILPSDFICK; encoded by the coding sequence ATGTCACAGTTTGATGTGATAGACGAAAATATGCTTGCTGCTATTGAAGGTGGGGATCGCAATAGTTACTGTAACGGATTAATTGCAGGGCGGCTGTTGCGCAAAGCTCTCTACCATCAGCCCATTTTACCGAGCGATTTCATTTGTAAATAG
- a CDS encoding ComC/BlpC family leader-containing pheromone/bacteriocin, with product MKDQQFEEISQEHLENIIGGGDWLRDIQKSFKNIGDSIGGFINGWLGN from the coding sequence ATGAAAGATCAACAATTTGAAGAAATATCACAAGAACATTTGGAAAATATCATAGGAGGCGGTGATTGGCTTCGTGATATCCAAAAAAGCTTCAAAAATATTGGAGATAGTATAGGAGGGTTTATTAACGGCTGGCTTGGCAATTAG